One window from the genome of Cricetulus griseus strain 17A/GY chromosome 2, alternate assembly CriGri-PICRH-1.0, whole genome shotgun sequence encodes:
- the Cxcr2 gene encoding C-X-C chemokine receptor type 2: protein MGEIRVDNFSIDYFFSGDIDSYNYSSDLPPTLPDAAPCHPENLEINRYAVVIIYVLVTLLSLLGNSLVMLVILYNRSTCSVTDVYLLNLAIADLLFALTLPVWAASKVNGWIFGTAMCKIFSFVKEVTFYSSVLLLACISMDRYLAIVHATSTLIQKRHLVKFVCITMWVLSVLVSLPILILRNIVKANSFTLVCYEDAGNNTTKWRMVLRFLPQTIGFLLPLLIMLFCYGSTLRTLFKAHMGQKHRAMRVIFAVVLVFLLCWLPYNLVLFSDTLMRTKKIQETCKRRNDIDRALQATEILGFLHSCLNPIIYAFIGQKFRYGLLKIMATYGLVSKEFLAKQGRPSFVGSSSGNTSTTL from the coding sequence ATGGGAGAAATCAGAGTGGATAATTTCAGCATTGACTATTTCTTCAGTGGAGATATTGATAGTTACAATTATAGCTCTGACCTGCCTCCTACTCTACCAGATGCTGCCCCATGCCACCCAGAGAACCTAGAAATCAACAGATATGCTGTGGTTATAATATATGTCCTGGTAACCCTGCTGAGCCTTCTGGGAAACTCCCTGGTGATGCTGGTCATTTTATACAACCGGAGCACCTGCTCTGTCACTGACGTCTACCTGCTGAACCTAGCCATTGCCGACCTATTGTTTGCCCTGACCTTGCCTGTCTGGGCTGCATCCAAGGTAAACGGCTGGATTTTTGGTACAGCCATGTGCAAGATATTCTCATTCGTGAAGGAAGTTACCTTCTACAGTAGTGTCCTGCTACTGGCCTGCATCAGTATGGACCGCTACCTGGCCATCGTCCATGCCACAAGCACACTGATCCAGAAGAGACACTTGGTCAAATTTGTATGCATAACCATGTGGGTACTGTCAGTGTTGGTGTCCCTGCCCATCCTAATTCTACGTAATATCGTCAAGGCAAACTCCTTTACCCTAGTCTGCTATGAGGACGCAGGTAATAACACAACCAAGTGGAGGATGGTATTACGCTTCCTGCCTCAGACCATCGGCTTCCTCCTGCCGCTGCTGATCATGCTGTTCTGCTATGGGTCCACACTGCGCACACTCTTTAAGGCCCACATGGGGCAGAAGCACCGGGCCATGCGGGTCATCTTTGCTGTTGTGCTTGTCTTCCTGCTCTGCTGGCTGCCCTACAACCTGGTCCTGTTCTCAGACACCCTTATGAGGACCAAAAAGATCCAGGAGACCTGCAAGCGCCGTAATGACATTGACAGGGCCTTGCAAGCTACTGAGATTCTTGGCTTCCTCCACAGCTGCCTTAACCCTATCATCTATGCATTTATTGGCCAGAAGTTTCGCTATGGACTCCTCAAGATCATGGCTACTTATGGCCTTGTCAGCAAGGAGTTCTTAGCCAAGCAAGGCAGGCCTTCCTTTGTTGGCTCTTCTTCAGGGAACACCTCCACTACCCTCTAA